The Claveliimonas bilis genome window below encodes:
- a CDS encoding valine--tRNA ligase codes for MSQNLEKTYNPKEIEPKLYDKWCENKYFHAEVDRSRKPFTTVMPPPNITGKLHMGHALDNTLQDILIRYKRMQGYNTLWIPGTDHAAISTEVKVTNQLKEEGIDKKELGREKFLERTWQWKEEYAGTIEGQLKKLGVSCDWDRERFTMDEGCSKAVEEVFISLYEKGYIYKGSRIINWCPVCKTSLSDAEVEHEEQDGHFWHIKYPIIGTDDYLEIATTRPETMLGDTAIAVHPDDDRYKDIVGKKCLLPLTDREIPIVADSYVDREFGTGAVKITPAHDPNDFEVGKRHNLPEINIMNDDATINEQYGGKYAGMDRYEARKAMVKDLEEQGYLVKVEPHSHNVGTHDRCHTTVEPLIKQQWFVKMDELAKPAIEAVKNGDLKFVPERFDKIYLHWLENIRDWCISRQIWWGHRIPAYYCDECGEVVVSRGMPDKCPKCGCTHFTQDEDTLDTWFSSALWPFSTLGWPEKNEDLDYFYPTDVLVTGYDIIFFWVIRMVFSGYAHTGKSPFHTVFIHGLVRDSQGRKMSKSLGNGIDPLEIIDQYGADALRMTLVTGNAPGNDMRFYNERVEASRNFANKVWNASRFILMNMEGKEIQKPDQESLMPADCWIMSKCNKLIHDVTENMDKFELGIALQKVYDFIWDEFCDWYIEFVKQRMYDAKENPKSAGAALWVLREVLKNALKLLHPFMPFVTEEIYSKLIPEEESLMMSKWPEYREDWDFPQAENIVEHLKRLATGVRNVRAEMNVPAGRKIKIYVVSEDQKLREGFELLKDAVLRLANASEFIVQKDKDGIAEDAMSVVIPDATAYLPLEDMIDFEQELERLTKEEERLKKEIARSNGMLNNEKFVSKAPEAKVQEERDKLEKYEQMMAQVQERLTGLKAKMS; via the coding sequence ATGAGCCAGAATCTGGAAAAAACCTACAATCCAAAAGAGATTGAACCAAAACTTTATGACAAATGGTGTGAGAACAAATATTTTCATGCAGAAGTAGACAGAAGCAGAAAACCGTTTACAACCGTAATGCCCCCTCCGAATATAACCGGAAAGCTTCATATGGGGCACGCGCTGGACAATACACTGCAGGATATCCTGATCCGCTATAAGAGAATGCAGGGATATAATACCCTCTGGATCCCGGGAACGGACCATGCAGCAATTTCTACCGAGGTGAAGGTTACGAATCAGCTGAAGGAAGAGGGAATTGACAAAAAAGAGCTGGGAAGAGAAAAATTCCTGGAGAGAACCTGGCAGTGGAAAGAAGAATATGCAGGAACGATCGAAGGGCAGTTGAAGAAACTGGGCGTATCCTGCGACTGGGACAGAGAGCGTTTTACCATGGATGAAGGATGTTCCAAAGCAGTAGAGGAAGTATTTATCAGCCTGTATGAGAAAGGCTATATCTATAAAGGATCCAGGATCATTAACTGGTGTCCGGTATGTAAAACTTCTCTTTCTGATGCGGAAGTAGAGCATGAGGAACAGGACGGACATTTCTGGCATATCAAATATCCGATCATCGGCACAGATGATTATCTGGAAATTGCAACCACACGTCCGGAGACAATGCTGGGAGATACTGCTATCGCTGTACATCCGGATGACGACCGTTACAAAGATATTGTAGGAAAGAAATGTCTCCTGCCGCTGACAGACCGGGAAATCCCGATTGTTGCGGATTCCTATGTAGACCGGGAGTTCGGTACAGGTGCAGTGAAGATCACGCCGGCCCATGACCCTAACGACTTTGAAGTTGGAAAGCGCCATAATCTGCCGGAGATCAACATTATGAATGATGACGCCACCATCAATGAGCAGTACGGCGGAAAATATGCCGGAATGGATCGGTATGAAGCAAGAAAGGCTATGGTGAAAGACCTGGAGGAGCAGGGATATCTTGTAAAAGTAGAGCCTCATTCTCACAATGTCGGAACTCATGACCGCTGTCATACAACGGTAGAGCCGCTTATCAAGCAGCAGTGGTTTGTTAAGATGGATGAACTTGCAAAACCGGCCATCGAGGCAGTAAAAAACGGAGATCTGAAATTTGTGCCGGAGCGGTTTGACAAGATTTATCTTCACTGGCTGGAGAATATCCGCGACTGGTGTATTTCCCGGCAGATCTGGTGGGGACACAGGATTCCGGCGTACTACTGCGACGAGTGCGGCGAAGTAGTCGTATCAAGAGGAATGCCGGATAAATGTCCGAAGTGCGGATGCACTCACTTTACTCAGGATGAGGATACACTGGATACCTGGTTCAGCTCTGCGCTGTGGCCCTTCTCTACACTGGGGTGGCCCGAAAAGAACGAGGATCTTGATTATTTCTATCCTACAGATGTGCTGGTAACGGGATATGATATCATTTTCTTCTGGGTGATCCGCATGGTATTTTCCGGATATGCCCATACCGGAAAATCTCCGTTCCATACTGTATTTATTCATGGCTTGGTACGGGATTCCCAGGGACGTAAGATGAGTAAATCTTTAGGAAACGGTATCGATCCGCTGGAAATTATCGATCAGTATGGAGCTGATGCTCTCCGTATGACTCTGGTAACAGGAAACGCGCCTGGAAACGACATGCGTTTTTACAATGAGAGAGTAGAGGCAAGCCGTAATTTTGCCAATAAAGTATGGAATGCATCCAGATTCATTCTTATGAATATGGAAGGGAAAGAGATTCAAAAGCCAGATCAGGAAAGTCTGATGCCGGCCGATTGCTGGATCATGTCAAAATGCAACAAGCTGATCCATGATGTGACAGAGAATATGGACAAATTCGAGCTTGGGATCGCACTTCAGAAAGTCTATGATTTTATCTGGGATGAATTTTGCGACTGGTACATTGAATTTGTAAAACAGAGAATGTACGATGCCAAGGAGAATCCGAAGTCTGCAGGGGCTGCTCTCTGGGTGCTTCGCGAGGTGCTGAAAAATGCGTTGAAGCTTCTGCATCCGTTCATGCCTTTTGTGACAGAAGAAATTTACAGCAAACTGATTCCGGAAGAAGAATCTCTTATGATGTCCAAATGGCCGGAATACAGAGAAGACTGGGATTTCCCGCAGGCAGAAAATATTGTGGAACATCTCAAGAGACTGGCAACCGGTGTGCGTAACGTTCGTGCGGAAATGAATGTGCCGGCCGGAAGGAAGATCAAGATCTATGTTGTCAGTGAAGATCAGAAGCTGCGGGAAGGCTTTGAACTTTTAAAAGATGCAGTGCTTCGTCTGGCAAATGCAAGTGAATTTATTGTACAGAAGGACAAAGACGGAATTGCAGAGGACGCTATGTCTGTAGTGATTCCGGATGCAACAGCATACCTTCCTCTTGAAGATATGATTGATTTTGAACAGGAGCTGGAGCGTCTTACAAAAGAAGAAGAGCGCCTTAAAAAGGAGATTGCCCGTTCCAACGGTATGCTGAATAATGAAAAATTTGTCAGCAAAGCGCCGGAGGCAAAGGTGCAGGAAGAGCGGGACAAACTGGAGAAATATGAGCAGATGATGGCGCAGGTGCAGGAAAGACTTACAGGTTTAAAGGCTAAAATGTCCTAA